In one Mucilaginibacter ginsenosidivorax genomic region, the following are encoded:
- a CDS encoding sensor histidine kinase codes for MNPYQQKKRWKYLLLAFACVIASGSLFYTSYLVKNIARSERTRAQVWAMSMRQILNSDDNDFLKYTIAVRDSLVVPAIVTDAKGDIRLSRGLDTTKTYIDLPSPGKKYDLKYFKDELEYMKGQHEPIRLQILGEENFVYYKDSPLLTQLKIFPYVQLSVIAVFLLMAYTAFSSSRKSEQDQVWVGLAKETAHQLGTPISSLMAWIELMKEKFNAEDDVLVAEMENDVKRLEIVADRFSKIGSKPVLEEHGVYAVVKDFVDYFKVRVSKNITFEMSGNPHLKAGINIPLFDWVIENLLKNAVNAIDGKGSIKVEISGNKVKNQVFIDVTDTGKGIPRSKFDTVFQPGYTTRKRGWGLGLSLTKRMIDNYHNGQIFVKDSELGKGTTFRIVLKNTRNDKQTKK; via the coding sequence ATAAACCCGTATCAGCAAAAAAAAAGGTGGAAGTATTTACTGCTCGCGTTTGCGTGTGTTATTGCCAGCGGTTCGTTATTTTACACCAGTTACCTGGTTAAAAACATAGCCCGGTCCGAGCGTACCCGCGCGCAGGTTTGGGCCATGAGCATGCGGCAGATCCTGAACTCCGACGACAACGATTTCCTAAAATACACCATTGCCGTTCGCGATAGTTTGGTTGTTCCTGCTATTGTTACCGATGCCAAAGGCGATATCCGTTTATCCCGCGGATTGGACACCACCAAAACTTATATCGATTTGCCTTCGCCGGGTAAAAAATACGATTTGAAGTATTTTAAAGATGAGCTGGAATACATGAAAGGGCAGCATGAACCTATCAGGCTGCAAATACTGGGCGAAGAAAACTTTGTTTATTATAAAGATTCGCCGCTGTTAACGCAGCTCAAGATTTTTCCATATGTACAGCTATCTGTTATCGCGGTGTTTTTGCTGATGGCATATACGGCGTTCAGTTCGTCGCGCAAATCGGAGCAGGACCAGGTTTGGGTAGGATTGGCCAAAGAGACTGCCCACCAGCTGGGTACGCCCATATCATCATTGATGGCCTGGATTGAATTGATGAAGGAGAAGTTTAACGCTGAGGACGACGTGCTGGTTGCCGAAATGGAAAACGATGTAAAACGGCTGGAAATTGTTGCCGACCGTTTCTCAAAAATCGGGTCGAAGCCTGTGCTGGAAGAGCATGGCGTGTACGCAGTAGTTAAGGATTTTGTTGATTATTTTAAAGTTCGCGTAAGCAAAAACATTACTTTTGAAATGAGCGGCAACCCTCACCTGAAGGCCGGTATCAACATTCCTTTATTTGATTGGGTAATTGAAAACCTGTTAAAAAACGCGGTTAACGCTATTGACGGCAAAGGCAGCATTAAGGTTGAGATTAGCGGCAACAAAGTAAAAAACCAGGTATTTATTGATGTTACAGATACGGGCAAGGGTATCCCCCGCTCTAAGTTTGATACCGTATTTCAGCCTGGCTATACCACCCGCAAGCGTGGCTGGGGCCTTGGCCTTTCGCTTACCAAAAGGATGATAGATAATTACCATAACGGGCAAATTTTTGTAAAAGACTCGGAACTGGGCAAGGGTACAACGTTTAGGATAGTATTAAAAAACACTCGCAATGATAAGCAGACCAAAAAGTGA
- a CDS encoding MBL fold metallo-hydrolase — protein sequence MSIEQIYTGCLAQGAYYIQSENEVAIVDPLREVEPYIAKAKAAGATIKYVFETHFHADFVSGHIDLARETGAQIVYGPNAVTGFDAHIAKDNETFKVGKLTIKVLHTPGHTMESACYLLSDEFGKETALFSGDTLFIGDVGRPDLAQKASGLTQEGLAGLLFDSLRTRILTLPDDVIVYPAHGAGSACGKNMSKETTDTLGNQKKYNYALRPNMTRDEFITEVTRGLTAPPVYFPLNVKMNKEGYESFEKVLSQGTRPLSPEAFEVAANSTGAILLDTREAQVFAKAFVPNSINIGIDGSFAPWVGALIPDINQQILLITEEGREEEVVTRLARVGYDHAIGYLKGGIEAWVASGNETDSIVSLTVDELADKVSNHSPVKILDVRKATEYYAEHIVDAENLPLDDINSNMALLDKNETYYVHCAGGYRSMIFNSMLRARGFTKLVDVKGGFKVMKDSGRFNLSAYVCPSTMPQTNS from the coding sequence ATGAGTATTGAACAAATATATACCGGATGCCTGGCCCAGGGGGCGTACTACATCCAATCAGAAAACGAGGTTGCCATTGTTGACCCATTAAGGGAGGTGGAGCCTTACATAGCTAAAGCCAAAGCCGCGGGGGCAACCATTAAGTATGTCTTTGAAACTCATTTTCATGCCGATTTTGTATCGGGCCATATTGATCTGGCACGGGAAACCGGCGCACAAATTGTTTATGGGCCAAACGCGGTAACCGGCTTTGATGCGCATATAGCTAAAGATAACGAAACCTTTAAAGTTGGCAAACTCACCATAAAAGTACTGCACACACCCGGCCATACCATGGAGTCGGCCTGTTACCTTTTAAGCGATGAGTTTGGCAAAGAAACCGCATTGTTCTCTGGCGATACTTTATTCATCGGCGATGTTGGCCGGCCCGACCTGGCACAAAAAGCGTCAGGGCTAACCCAGGAAGGCCTGGCAGGTTTATTGTTCGATTCGTTGCGTACCCGCATCCTGACGTTGCCCGATGATGTTATTGTTTACCCCGCCCATGGTGCCGGATCGGCCTGCGGCAAAAACATGAGCAAGGAAACTACTGATACCCTGGGTAACCAAAAGAAATATAACTATGCCCTGCGGCCTAACATGACCCGCGATGAGTTTATAACCGAAGTTACGCGAGGGCTAACCGCACCACCGGTGTATTTTCCCTTGAATGTTAAAATGAACAAAGAAGGCTACGAAAGCTTTGAAAAAGTACTGAGCCAGGGAACCCGGCCTTTAAGCCCCGAAGCGTTTGAAGTCGCGGCCAACAGCACCGGCGCCATTTTGCTTGACACCCGCGAGGCCCAGGTTTTTGCGAAGGCCTTTGTACCTAATTCCATCAATATTGGAATCGACGGGAGCTTTGCCCCATGGGTTGGCGCATTGATACCGGATATTAACCAGCAGATTTTGCTGATTACCGAAGAGGGGCGCGAAGAAGAAGTTGTTACCCGCCTGGCCCGGGTGGGTTATGATCATGCCATTGGGTATTTGAAGGGCGGCATTGAGGCATGGGTGGCTTCCGGCAACGAAACAGATAGCATTGTATCGTTAACAGTTGATGAACTTGCGGATAAAGTAAGCAATCATAGCCCGGTAAAAATTCTTGATGTGCGTAAGGCAACGGAATACTATGCCGAACATATAGTAGACGCCGAAAACCTGCCGCTGGATGATATTAACAGCAACATGGCCCTGTTGGATAAAAATGAAACCTACTATGTGCATTGCGCAGGGGGCTACCGTTCAATGATATTCAATTCGATGCTGAGGGCGCGGGGATTTACAAAGCTGGTTGATGTAAAGGGTGGCTTTAAAGTTATGAAAGATTCGGGCAGGTTTAACCTAAGCGCTTATGTGTGCCCCAGCACAATGCCCCAAACCAATTCATAA
- a CDS encoding DinB family protein, translating to MISRPKSDEYSPFAAGYVGLVPDENVIEKLEQLKESSYQLFSSLTEQQGAYAYAPGKWTVKQALGHMIDTERTFAYRAMVFSRNHIELPGFDQDVYVANTDLSNISIKDLAEEFKATRLSNIYMIKGFSDDQLLRDGIASSSRFTVRAFVYMLAGHELHHLNIFRDRYGIG from the coding sequence ATGATAAGCAGACCAAAAAGTGATGAATATTCACCATTCGCGGCCGGTTACGTAGGGCTGGTACCGGATGAAAATGTGATTGAAAAGCTGGAACAGCTTAAGGAATCAAGCTACCAATTGTTCAGCAGCCTTACCGAACAACAGGGCGCCTACGCCTATGCCCCAGGCAAATGGACGGTTAAACAGGCGCTTGGGCACATGATTGATACCGAACGGACGTTTGCTTACCGCGCCATGGTTTTTTCGCGCAACCACATTGAATTGCCCGGCTTTGACCAGGACGTTTATGTAGCCAATACCGACTTAAGCAACATTAGTATTAAAGACCTGGCCGAAGAATTTAAAGCCACCCGGCTGTCAAATATTTACATGATCAAAGGGTTTAGTGACGATCAGCTATTGCGCGACGGCATTGCCAGCAGCAGCCGTTTTACCGTGCGGGCATTTGTATATATGCTGGCCGGGCACGAGCTGCATCACCTGAATATTTTTAGGGATAGGTATGGGATTGGGTAA
- the gltX gene encoding glutamate--tRNA ligase, with protein MTDKKVRVRFAPSPTGGLHLGGVRTVLFNYLFAKKHHGDFVLRIEDTDQTRYVEGAEEYILDCLKWCGLHPDESPVAGGHYAPYRQSERKAIYREYAERLVMQGHAYYAFDTAEELDKNRKEIPNFQYGQAYRDTLRNSVSLPQHEVDALLDAHTPHVIRIKMPADETVSFTDMIRGHVSFETNLVDDKVLLKADGMPTYHLAVVVDDYLMKISHAFRGEEWLPSAPVHLLLWEYLGWKADMPQWAHLPLILKPDGHGKLSKRDGARLGFPVYAMSWFDAKTGELTPGFRELGFLPEAFLNLLATLGWNDGTGQELFTLDELVEKFSIERVSKAGAKFDFEKAKWFNAEWIKKSEVSSLKSEVIRVLADKGIVVTDDAKLETVINLVKDRCVVLPDFYLQAGYFFEQPKEYDLNAVKPKWTDAKTDFFNTLISLLTAEASIEAHDFETKFKALAEEKALKVGDVMLPFRIMLVGGKFGPHVFDIAALLGKAETISRIEKALAAFTA; from the coding sequence ATGACCGATAAAAAAGTAAGAGTACGTTTTGCACCGAGCCCTACAGGTGGTTTGCACCTGGGTGGCGTACGCACCGTGTTGTTTAATTATTTGTTTGCCAAAAAACACCATGGCGATTTTGTTTTGAGAATTGAAGACACCGACCAAACCCGTTATGTGGAAGGTGCCGAAGAATATATTTTAGATTGCCTTAAATGGTGTGGTCTGCATCCCGACGAAAGCCCGGTTGCCGGCGGCCATTACGCCCCCTACCGCCAAAGTGAACGCAAAGCCATTTACCGGGAATATGCCGAACGCCTGGTTATGCAGGGCCATGCTTATTATGCCTTTGATACTGCCGAAGAGCTGGACAAAAACCGCAAAGAGATCCCCAACTTCCAGTACGGGCAGGCATACCGCGATACCTTACGGAATTCGGTATCGTTGCCCCAGCATGAGGTTGATGCACTGTTAGATGCACACACGCCGCATGTTATCCGCATAAAAATGCCTGCCGATGAAACGGTAAGTTTTACAGATATGATTCGCGGGCATGTAAGCTTTGAAACCAACCTGGTTGATGATAAAGTATTGCTGAAAGCCGATGGTATGCCAACATACCATCTTGCGGTGGTAGTTGATGATTACCTGATGAAAATTTCGCATGCTTTCCGCGGCGAAGAGTGGCTGCCATCTGCACCGGTGCATTTGCTGCTTTGGGAGTATTTAGGCTGGAAAGCCGATATGCCGCAATGGGCGCACTTGCCATTGATATTAAAACCCGATGGCCACGGCAAGCTAAGCAAACGCGATGGCGCCCGCCTTGGTTTCCCGGTATACGCCATGAGTTGGTTTGATGCCAAAACAGGTGAATTAACGCCCGGTTTCAGGGAACTTGGCTTTTTGCCTGAAGCATTTTTAAACCTGTTGGCTACCCTTGGCTGGAATGATGGCACCGGCCAGGAGTTATTTACGCTGGATGAACTGGTAGAAAAATTCTCGATAGAACGTGTGAGCAAAGCCGGCGCTAAGTTTGATTTTGAAAAGGCCAAATGGTTCAATGCCGAGTGGATAAAGAAGTCTGAAGTCTCAAGTCTGAAGTCCGAAGTTATCCGGGTGTTGGCCGATAAAGGCATTGTTGTAACCGATGATGCAAAACTGGAAACGGTAATTAACCTTGTAAAAGACCGTTGTGTGGTATTGCCTGATTTTTACCTGCAGGCAGGGTACTTTTTTGAGCAGCCTAAAGAATATGACCTTAACGCTGTAAAACCTAAGTGGACTGACGCAAAGACGGATTTTTTTAATACGCTTATTAGTTTATTAACCGCTGAAGCCAGCATCGAAGCCCACGACTTTGAAACTAAATTTAAGGCCCTTGCTGAAGAAAAAGCGCTTAAAGTTGGCGATGTAATGTTGCCATTCCGCATTATGTTGGTTGGCGGCAAGTTTGGCCCGCATGTGTTTGATATAGCGGCTTTGCTGGGCAAGGCGGAAACCATAAGTAGGATAGAGAAGGCATTGGCGGCATTTACTGCGTAG
- a CDS encoding cytochrome c oxidase subunit 3, translating to MDERKDLQNLNARKFMVWLAIASSFMLVAGLTSVFLISTSAGDAIHTQLPFVFIISTVVILGSSATLHIAGKCLKGLQNAKFHLYLKITIVLGLLFMLLQAVAWGILLHQKVYFDMHKSYQSFIYVFVAVHLLHIITGIGLLGYTLSGSLKNKPRYRILYRMEMSTTFWHFIDILWVYLYLFLLLK from the coding sequence ATGGATGAACGGAAGGATTTGCAAAACCTGAATGCCCGCAAGTTTATGGTTTGGCTGGCAATAGCATCGTCATTTATGCTGGTTGCCGGGCTAACCAGTGTGTTCCTGATATCAACTTCGGCAGGCGATGCTATACACACCCAATTGCCTTTTGTGTTTATTATCAGCACTGTTGTTATACTCGGCAGCAGTGCCACTTTACATATAGCCGGCAAATGTTTAAAGGGGCTGCAAAATGCTAAATTCCACCTGTACCTAAAGATCACGATTGTGTTGGGGCTACTGTTTATGTTGTTGCAGGCTGTTGCATGGGGTATATTGCTTCATCAAAAAGTTTATTTTGATATGCATAAAAGCTATCAATCGTTCATTTATGTTTTTGTGGCCGTTCATCTTTTACACATTATAACCGGGATTGGGTTGCTGGGCTATACCCTATCCGGCTCGTTAAAAAACAAACCCAGGTACAGGATTTTATACCGCATGGAAATGAGCACTACCTTTTGGCATTTTATAGATATTTTGTGGGTGTATCTTTATTTGTTTTTGTTGTTAAAATGA
- a CDS encoding sulfite exporter TauE/SafE family protein, producing the protein MQFLAYLASALIGISLGLIGGGGSILTVPVLVYLFGTSPLLATSYSLFIVGSTSMVGVFTNYRKGLVNIKTALLFGLTSISTVFISRKFLVPLIPHNLLRIGSFQLTQNILTMVFFAVLMVAAATAMIKSGSKTEIPLEPGIKKLNIAKLLLYGIGIGLATGFLGAGGGFLLIPTLVLLVGLPMKQAVGTSLLIIAMNSLIGFTGDLGHFAINWIFLLKITAIAIAGIFAGGLISRRVDSNKLKKGFGWFVLVMGIYILAKELFF; encoded by the coding sequence ATGCAGTTTTTAGCTTACCTCGCATCAGCATTAATCGGGATTTCGCTTGGCCTTATTGGCGGCGGCGGCTCTATCCTTACGGTTCCCGTGCTGGTTTACCTTTTCGGCACCAGCCCGCTTTTAGCAACCTCCTATTCGTTATTTATTGTTGGCTCAACCAGCATGGTTGGCGTTTTTACCAATTACCGCAAGGGGCTGGTGAATATTAAAACAGCATTGCTTTTTGGTTTAACATCTATCAGTACCGTTTTTATTTCGCGCAAGTTCCTGGTACCGCTGATACCTCATAACCTTTTGCGAATAGGCAGCTTTCAGCTCACCCAAAACATCTTAACCATGGTATTTTTCGCGGTATTGATGGTGGCCGCAGCAACAGCGATGATCAAAAGCGGCAGTAAAACAGAAATACCGCTTGAACCCGGCATTAAAAAACTCAACATTGCCAAACTATTGCTTTATGGCATAGGTATAGGACTGGCAACCGGTTTTTTAGGCGCCGGTGGCGGTTTTTTGCTGATACCCACCCTTGTTTTATTAGTAGGCCTGCCCATGAAACAGGCCGTTGGTACATCGCTGCTTATCATCGCCATGAATTCGCTCATTGGCTTTACCGGCGATCTGGGCCATTTTGCAATCAACTGGATATTCCTGTTAAAAATAACAGCTATAGCTATAGCCGGTATATTTGCAGGCGGGTTGATTAGCCGCAGGGTTGACAGCAACAAACTAAAAAAGGGTTTTGGCTGGTTTGTACTGGTAATGGGTATTTATATACTGGCTAAAGAACTGTTTTTTTAA
- a CDS encoding YeeE/YedE family protein, which produces MKGLRFIIAGVIFGIIMTKSEAVSWYRIQEMFRFQSFHMYGIICTAVVLGALAVYLIKKFHVKDSLDNPIVFTDKEKTRANYIIGGLIFGLGWALTGACPGPMFVNIGYGYVSFIIVVIGALAGTFLYGLFRRKLPH; this is translated from the coding sequence ATGAAAGGATTAAGATTTATTATTGCCGGCGTCATCTTCGGCATCATCATGACCAAGTCTGAAGCTGTATCCTGGTACCGCATCCAGGAGATGTTCCGCTTCCAGTCGTTTCATATGTATGGTATTATTTGCACAGCTGTGGTATTGGGCGCATTGGCTGTTTACCTCATTAAAAAGTTCCACGTCAAAGATTCACTGGACAACCCTATCGTATTTACGGATAAAGAAAAAACACGGGCAAATTACATCATCGGCGGCCTAATATTTGGGCTGGGCTGGGCGCTTACCGGCGCTTGCCCAGGCCCCATGTTTGTTAATATCGGCTACGGCTATGTATCCTTTATCATTGTGGTTATCGGCGCGTTGGCTGGCACCTTCCTTTATGGTTTGTTCCGGCGTAAGTTGCCCCATTAA
- a CDS encoding YeeE/YedE family protein → MLDLLKQPWPWYISGAAIAAIMVLLLYFGKSFGFSSNLRTICSMVGTGKKVSFFDFDWRAQKWNLLFLVGSVLGGLIAATLLKNDAPLKLASATVADLKAIGVKFDGQLNPAQLFGAHSLSFKNIVILLSGGLLVGFGSRYAGGCTSGHAISGLSNLQFPSLLAVIGFFAGGLIMTHFLLPLILSI, encoded by the coding sequence ATGCTTGATTTGCTCAAACAACCCTGGCCCTGGTACATTTCGGGAGCGGCAATTGCCGCTATTATGGTTTTGTTACTCTATTTCGGAAAATCATTTGGTTTTTCATCAAACCTGCGCACCATCTGCTCCATGGTAGGCACGGGTAAAAAAGTATCGTTTTTTGATTTCGACTGGCGGGCACAAAAATGGAACCTGCTGTTTTTAGTTGGGTCGGTTTTGGGCGGGTTGATAGCTGCAACCCTGTTAAAAAACGACGCACCATTAAAGCTGGCCAGCGCGACAGTAGCCGACCTTAAAGCCATCGGCGTAAAGTTTGATGGGCAGCTAAACCCCGCACAGCTTTTTGGGGCTCATAGCTTGTCTTTCAAAAACATTGTCATCCTGTTATCCGGTGGTTTACTGGTAGGCTTTGGTTCCAGGTATGCCGGCGGCTGTACATCGGGGCATGCCATCAGCGGCCTATCAAACCTGCAATTTCCCTCCCTATTAGCTGTAATTGGCTTTTTTGCCGGCGGCCTTATCATGACACACTTTTTATTGCCGCTTATATTATCGATATGA
- a CDS encoding S41 family peptidase, which yields MRTKLIALTVLTLSFSFAYSQQKGYYRTPCISKNTVVFTAEGDLWKYDLASSTSTRLTTNAGVEQNPAISPDGKQLAFTGQYEGVAEIYLMDINGGVPKRLTYDYDGRNEFISGWTKEGDILYRTTAISALPNPQMVKLNPATGKKQVIPLWQASLGCYDDNGVLYFTRFPNQGSKTKRYKGGLIEQVWKFDGRQEATNLTGDFDGTSTSPMYYNGRIYFLSDRDGTMNLWSMDTGGKNLKQQTFSKGWDLQTPGIYESKVVYQKGADIWLYDINTNQERILDINLTSDFDQRKPRWIKGPVNSISFSDISPNGNYVAIVSRGRVFVSPAKSDRWVEINPKSGIRAKDVHFINDKSIAVLSDQNGEFEVWKMSADGIDKPVQMTRKSTTTIALFKVSPNGKFVAYSDKNEVLRIADATTGEIKFTYDKTYGGIAELSWSPNSLLLNVTESIENTNMQISMVDTRTMKMKAVTTTRLNSYSPAWSADNNWLYFVSERNLYSKTRGPWGPRQPEPYYTQTAGIYAMPLDTGAKFPFLQTDSWLTDSVFTAMEKKKMEKKADKKSKSVVAPAKVYDWATAMQSVYQVPVKSGNITSVAIAGGFLYWLDSGPDGENDGGKIFALKIEESKKYEPTEVASFVRDFSVSANGKKILIQFTNKSLAVGDANGQKMELEKTKVDLANWSFSINPQEDWKEMFDDAWRMMRDYFYDRDMHKVKWTDVKKQYEPLLARVTDRYELDDLLGQMVGELSALHTFVYGGDKRTSVDKIPTGFLGATFSKVAAGVKIEHIYKADPDYAFSSPLDKPELKIKEGDIITAVNNIPLTGVNDIGEVLADKVGIPVKLNLLSRSKKLYEQVVKPFSANDAYNLRYDEWEYNTRQKVDSVSNNDIGYIHLKAMGGDDMDAFVKQFYPIFNRKGLILDVRQNFGGNIDSWVLEKLLRKAWMYWQGRAGGPTWNMQYAFRGHMVLLCDQQTASDGEAISEGFRRLGLGKVIGMRTWGGEIWLSSDNRMVDGGIASAAETGVFGPEGKWLIEGHGVDPDIVVDNLPNESFKGKDAQLEAALAYLKKQIADKPVEAPNVPQHPDKSFIYKQ from the coding sequence ATGCGTACTAAACTCATCGCTTTAACTGTGTTAACGCTCAGTTTTTCATTTGCCTACAGCCAGCAAAAAGGATATTACCGAACGCCCTGCATCAGCAAAAACACCGTTGTGTTTACTGCCGAAGGAGACCTCTGGAAATACGACCTTGCCAGCAGCACATCAACCCGTTTAACCACCAATGCCGGGGTTGAACAAAACCCTGCTATATCGCCGGATGGAAAGCAGCTTGCTTTTACGGGGCAGTACGAAGGTGTTGCAGAAATTTACCTGATGGATATTAATGGCGGCGTACCCAAGCGGCTCACTTACGACTATGACGGCCGCAATGAATTTATTTCCGGCTGGACAAAAGAGGGCGATATTTTATACCGAACCACTGCCATTAGCGCGCTGCCCAATCCGCAGATGGTAAAGCTGAACCCAGCGACGGGCAAAAAGCAGGTTATTCCGCTGTGGCAGGCATCGTTAGGCTGCTATGATGACAATGGCGTGCTTTATTTTACCCGCTTCCCAAACCAGGGCAGTAAAACAAAACGCTACAAGGGCGGCCTGATAGAGCAGGTGTGGAAGTTTGATGGCAGGCAGGAGGCCACAAACCTCACCGGCGATTTTGACGGTACCAGTACCAGCCCAATGTACTACAATGGCCGCATCTACTTTTTATCAGACAGGGATGGCACCATGAACCTATGGTCGATGGATACAGGCGGCAAAAATTTAAAACAGCAAACCTTTTCAAAAGGTTGGGATTTGCAAACACCGGGTATTTACGAATCAAAAGTTGTTTACCAGAAAGGAGCCGACATTTGGCTATACGATATCAATACCAACCAGGAAAGGATATTGGATATTAACCTCACATCTGATTTTGACCAGCGCAAACCCCGCTGGATAAAAGGACCGGTAAATAGTATCAGCTTTTCAGATATCTCGCCAAATGGCAACTATGTGGCTATTGTAAGCCGCGGCCGTGTGTTTGTATCGCCTGCTAAAAGCGATCGTTGGGTGGAGATTAACCCTAAAAGTGGTATTCGGGCGAAAGACGTCCATTTTATAAATGATAAAAGCATAGCTGTATTATCTGATCAGAATGGCGAATTTGAAGTGTGGAAGATGAGCGCCGACGGCATTGACAAACCGGTGCAGATGACCCGGAAAAGTACCACCACTATCGCTCTTTTCAAGGTATCGCCCAATGGTAAATTTGTGGCCTACAGCGATAAAAACGAAGTGCTGCGAATAGCCGATGCTACAACAGGCGAAATAAAATTTACTTACGATAAAACGTACGGCGGCATAGCCGAACTTTCATGGTCGCCCAATAGTTTGTTGCTTAACGTTACCGAAAGTATTGAGAATACCAATATGCAGATAAGTATGGTTGACACGCGCACCATGAAGATGAAAGCGGTTACCACTACCCGGCTTAACAGCTATAGCCCGGCCTGGTCGGCAGATAATAATTGGCTGTATTTTGTAAGTGAGCGTAATTTATATTCAAAAACCCGCGGACCCTGGGGGCCCCGCCAACCCGAGCCGTATTACACACAAACTGCGGGCATTTACGCAATGCCCTTAGATACCGGCGCCAAATTCCCCTTCCTGCAAACAGATTCATGGCTTACCGATTCGGTTTTTACAGCGATGGAAAAAAAGAAAATGGAGAAAAAAGCCGATAAGAAAAGCAAATCTGTGGTAGCGCCGGCAAAGGTTTATGACTGGGCAACGGCCATGCAAAGTGTTTACCAGGTACCGGTGAAAAGTGGCAATATAACATCAGTAGCCATAGCAGGCGGCTTCCTATACTGGCTGGATAGCGGCCCCGATGGCGAGAACGATGGCGGCAAAATATTTGCGCTAAAAATTGAGGAAAGTAAAAAGTACGAGCCTACCGAGGTGGCATCGTTTGTAAGGGATTTCAGCGTATCGGCCAATGGCAAAAAAATACTGATCCAGTTTACCAATAAATCGTTGGCTGTAGGCGACGCCAACGGTCAGAAAATGGAGCTGGAAAAAACCAAAGTCGATTTGGCCAACTGGAGTTTTTCCATCAATCCACAGGAGGATTGGAAAGAGATGTTTGACGATGCATGGCGCATGATGCGAGATTATTTTTATGACCGCGACATGCACAAAGTAAAATGGACCGACGTGAAAAAGCAGTACGAGCCTTTGCTGGCGCGTGTAACCGACCGTTATGAGCTTGACGATCTGCTTGGCCAAATGGTTGGCGAATTATCGGCATTGCACACCTTTGTGTATGGTGGCGACAAACGTACATCTGTAGATAAAATACCCACAGGTTTTTTAGGTGCTACATTTAGCAAAGTTGCAGCAGGTGTTAAAATAGAACATATATACAAAGCCGATCCCGACTATGCTTTTTCTTCGCCGCTGGATAAACCAGAATTGAAAATAAAAGAGGGCGACATCATTACTGCGGTTAACAACATACCGCTTACCGGGGTAAATGACATTGGCGAGGTGCTGGCCGATAAGGTTGGCATCCCTGTTAAACTAAACCTTTTAAGCAGGAGCAAAAAACTATATGAACAGGTAGTGAAGCCATTTTCGGCAAATGATGCTTACAATTTGCGTTATGACGAGTGGGAGTATAATACCCGCCAAAAGGTGGATAGCGTAAGCAATAATGATATTGGCTATATCCATCTGAAAGCCATGGGGGGCGATGATATGGATGCCTTTGTAAAGCAGTTTTATCCAATTTTTAACCGCAAGGGGCTGATTCTGGATGTCCGCCAAAATTTTGGAGGCAACATTGATAGCTGGGTACTTGAAAAACTGTTGCGTAAAGCGTGGATGTATTGGCAGGGCCGTGCGGGTGGGCCAACCTGGAACATGCAGTATGCGTTCAGGGGGCACATGGTACTGCTTTGCGACCAGCAAACCGCATCGGACGGCGAGGCTATTAGCGAAGGTTTCCGCAGGCTGGGCCTGGGTAAGGTGATAGGGATGCGCACCTGGGGTGGCGAGATTTGGTTATCAAGCGATAACAGGATGGTTGATGGCGGTATAGCATCTGCTGCCGAAACGGGCGTGTTTGGCCCCGAAGGTAAATGGCTGATAGAAGGACACGGCGTTGACCCGGATATAGTTGTGGATAACCTGCCCAATGAATCGTTCAAAGGAAAAGACGCGCAGTTAGAGGCCGCGCTGGCTTATCTGAAAAAACAAATAGCCGATAAGCCCGTAGAAGCACCGAACGTACCGCAACACCCGGATAAATCATTTATATATAAACAATAA